A stretch of the Maridesulfovibrio zosterae DSM 11974 genome encodes the following:
- a CDS encoding phage tail protein produces the protein MIPVLELPFWLGGRELEKLRQAAFGWWEKLTEWAMIPVNMQDPDNCTEGFLKLLAWQRDIKRFSSEPLEMFRKRVRFARINAIDSGSVAGFKRIFQRLGVGYVEIEERLPGQDWDIVSIRLSDSQLSINQKLLEALIQHYGRTCRRYDWQVITPISVKINTQEFNHDTLTIYAKVPPLAMLVHGGGFDNDTLTIEAKL, from the coding sequence ATGATTCCAGTTTTAGAGCTGCCATTCTGGCTTGGAGGCCGAGAGCTTGAAAAGTTAAGACAAGCCGCTTTTGGCTGGTGGGAAAAGCTTACTGAATGGGCAATGATTCCCGTCAATATGCAGGATCCTGATAATTGCACGGAAGGTTTTTTAAAGCTGCTGGCGTGGCAGAGAGATATCAAGCGTTTTAGCTCTGAACCGCTGGAAATGTTTCGTAAACGTGTGAGGTTTGCTCGAATCAATGCCATTGATTCAGGATCTGTTGCCGGTTTTAAAAGAATTTTTCAGCGGCTTGGCGTTGGGTACGTGGAAATTGAAGAACGTCTTCCAGGACAGGATTGGGACATTGTTTCCATTCGTCTTTCAGACAGCCAGCTATCTATTAATCAAAAACTTCTTGAAGCGTTGATTCAACACTATGGGCGTACATGCCGCCGTTATGATTGGCAGGTCATTACACCTATCAGTGTCAAGATTAATACTCAGGAATTTAATCACGATACATTAACTATTTATGCGAAAGTCCCGCCGCTGGCCATGTTGGTTCATGGAGGCGGTTTTGATAACGACACTCTGACAATTGAGGCTAAATTATGA